Genomic window (Planctomycetota bacterium):
CCCAGCACCAGGTGCCCCGTTTCGGCGGCGGTGATCGCGAGTTGTGTGGTTTCGAGGTCGCGCATCTCGCCCACGAGGATCACATCGGGGTCCTCGCGCAGCGCGCTCCGCAGCGCGTTGGCGAACGAGTGCGTGTGGGCGCCCACCTCGCGCTGGCTGATCAGGGCCTGTTTGCTCTCGTGCACGAACTCGATGGGGTCCTCGATGGTGATGATGTGGTCGGGGCAGCGCTCGTTGATGTAGTCAATGATGCTGGCCAGCGTGGTGCTCTTGCCGGAGCCGGTGGGGCCCGTGACCAGGATGAGGCCGCGGTCCTTCATCGCCAGTTCGGCGACCACGGGGGGCAGGCCCAGCTTCTCCAGGGGCAGCACGCTGTTGGGAATCTTCCGCAGCACGGCCGACGGCCCGTGGCGTTGGACGAAGGCGTTGACGCGGAACCTGGCGAAGTCGGTGGGAAACGAGAAGTCGAGCTCGAGGTCGCGCTCGTAGGTCTGGCGCTGGGAGTCGCTCATGATCTGCCGGAGCATCGCGAGGAGCGCGTCGGCCGCGAGCGGCGGCGCGTTGATCTTCTTCATCTCGCCGTGGATGCGCACGATGGGCGGGGCGCCGGTCGCCAGGTGCAGGTCGGAGGCCCCCTGCTTGTGCATGAAGGTCAGCAGCGGCAGAATGTCCAAGCCCGTTGCATCCTATTCACAAGGCATCCGACGGCCTATCGCCCGCCGGAGGCAGGAGGCGGGCGCGCCGTCGAGCAGCAGGTCGCGGAGTTCGCGGCTGGGCTCCAGGATCTCGTACTTCAGCGCCCGCTCCAGGCGCTGGGCGACGATGAGGCGGAGCGAGTTCGCCAGCAGCGGCCCCGGGACGCC
Coding sequences:
- a CDS encoding type IV pilus twitching motility protein PilT yields the protein MDILPLLTFMHKQGASDLHLATGAPPIVRIHGEMKKINAPPLAADALLAMLRQIMSDSQRQTYERDLELDFSFPTDFARFRVNAFVQRHGPSAVLRKIPNSVLPLEKLGLPPVVAELAMKDRGLILVTGPTGSGKSTTLASIIDYINERCPDHIITIEDPIEFVHESKQALISQREVGAHTHSFANALRSALREDPDVILVGEMRDLETTQLAITAAETGHLVLGTMHTSSAAKTCDRIVDIFPSERQEQIRTMFSESLLGIIAQTLIPTADGKGRAAAFEVLVGIPAARNLIREKKTAQLSSVIQTGSAHGMIALDQSLKDLVMRGRITREEALQRASNPNLFPDET